Within the Streptomyces vilmorinianum genome, the region GCTGGATCGCACTCGACCCCATCGACGAGGACCACCCCGATCTCGACCCGCAGACGCAGGACTGGACCCCCGACCGCCACCGCCCGTTCACCAGGGCCGAGCAGATCGGCGTGGGCCACTGGATCGGCGACATACGGCTGAACCTGCCCGACAAGGACGAACTGCGGGCGCTGGTGGCCGCGTTCGATCCCTCGGCGGTCCCCTCGCCGGCCGGCACCCGCGAGCGCGTGGAGCCGATCACCGCCCCCGCGCCGCCCCCTCCCACCGCGAAGGCCGACGAGGAGGCCGCCGCCAGACTCCGGACCTGGCAGCGGTGGCGCCGGCACGATCACGACTACGAGGACCTGCGCGCCGAGAGCCGCACCGTCTACGGCCGCCCCAGCGTCCTCGTCGTCGACCGCGCGGGACTCCAGGTGGGCCAGTACCACCTGCCCGACGGGCCGCTGACACTCGTCGACGAACGGGCCCGCCCGCAGGCGCTCGACGCCCTGCGCCACCACGGCGTCCAGCCGGTCCAGCCCGTCCAGGTCCGGCCGGTCCAGGGCCAACCGATCGACTCCCCGAAGCTCTCGGAGCTCGACGCGTTCCCCGACGCCCACATCGTCCCCGGGGACGTGTGGTCGATCCGGCTCGTCGAGGAGTCGGTGGCCCTGCGCGACCTGCCGGAAGCCGGATCGTACGACCCCGGTTCGCGGACGCTGACCGTCCACGCCCGCCCGTACACCGAGCCCATGACCGTGCTGCTGCGCCGCCACGGCGTCGAACCGGCGACGGTCGTCACCGCGGCCCCGGACCGGGCCACCGAGGAGCACAACCGGCGGGCGGCATCGGCCGCTACCCAGGCCGGACCGCTCCGAAGCTCCTGCCTGCTCACCCCACACGCACTCGACCTCGTCCCGGCACGCCACCGCCGGTGGCTGGGCGCCCAGCGCGCGAGCGCGTCCCCGGCCACGGCCGCCGCCGCTGTCTCCGACACCCCCTACTACCGGCGCGAACTCGAGGCGATGTTCGGCGCGCCGGTCGTCCCGGACCGCGTCTCGCCGTGCCGGCTCTGCGGCCGGCCCGCCTACGAGGCGCGACCAGGCCTCGCCTACTGCTTCGCTTGCTGCCGGCTCGCCCAGCGCGGCGTGATCAGGGACAACGGCACCGACGGCCCCTGGACCGACGCGATCATCCACGCCGTCCGCCGCCTGGTCGAGATCGAGTTCTCGGGCCCGCCCTCGCTCGCCCAGCTGGCCCGTGTCTCCGTCACCGATCCCCGGGTCGCCGACGAGGCGATGCTCTGCCGCTTCCTCGTCCCCCGGCCGATCGCCAAGCTCACGACCGCCCGCCCGGCCCGGCGGCTGCGCTCCTGGGCGGAGTGGCTCCAGCTCGCCGGCGTCCTCGACGACGGCATCCGCCAGGCGCGCGGCACCCTCACCGTCGCCACCGACGGACACCTGTGCCGGTCCATGCTCGAACGGCACATCGACGACTTCTTCCACCACTGGCGGATCGGGCACGAACCGGAGCCCCATTACCCGCGTCACCCCGAACTGAACACCACCGGCCTGCGCGCCGACTGGCTGCTCGACGACGGCACGTTCGTCGAGGCGCTGGGCCTCATGGAGCAGGAACGGTACGCCGACAAGGCGCGGCGCAAGACCGCGCTCGCGGACCTGACGGACATCCGCCTGGTCACCGTCACGGCCGCGGACCTCCACCGCCTTCCGGAGATCTTCGCGCACTGGCTTCCGACCCGGTCGGGCCGTCCTGCGCCAGCGCGGCGACCTGATCGGTGATCAGGTCGAGGATGGTCGCCGAGGCCGCCGCGTCCTGGCCCACCACGAGGAAGTTCAGGGTCAGCCCGTCGGTCACGGCGGCCAGATACCGCGCCAGCACCGGGACGGGCACCCGGAGTTCGAACGTCATGCTCGCGCCGAGCTCCTCGATCAGCTCCTGGTAGATCTCGGCGTACCGCTCGTGCTGGCGGCGCGCCAGTGGCTCGAACCCCGGTGTGCGCAGCGCGTACTGGGTGAGCTCGTAGGTGAGCATGTGCTCGCCGGGGTGGGCGCGGACATGGTCCCAGTACGCCTCGAAGCCGGCCCGGATGGTCTCCCGGAACGTGGCACGCGGCCGCAGCGCCTCCCTCACCCTCCCGACGTAATGGTCGGTGATCGCCGTGATCACGGACTCCAGCAGCGCCTGCTTGGAGTCGAAGCAGTAGTGGAAGACGCTCAGCGACACGTTCGCCTCGGCGGCGATGGACCGGGTCGTCGTCCGGGCGACGCCGTCCCGGGTCATCGCGCGGATCGCGGCCTCGGTCAGCTGCCGGCGCCGTTCGGCGAGCGGCATACGGGGCATGCGGTGGTTCCTCTCGGTTTTGCTCGGCCCTGCTCGGCTCTGCTTGGCCCTGCTTGGCCCTGCTCGGATCCGCCGTTCAAGGGGGACGCGCGGGCCGGGCCGGTGGCGGATCCGCAGGAGACGCGCCACCGGCCCGGCCGCCCGGCGCCGTCAGCTGCTTCAGCTGCTGTAGACGCCGACCTCGTGCAGCGAGTACCCCCACTCGGTGGCGCGCTGCACACCGAGGATCCGGACGTAGCGGGCCGTGGTGGCGGCGAAGTGGGCCGTGTCCAGGCCGCCGTCACCCTCGGTGGTGGACCAGGCGGTACGCCACGACTCGCCGTCGCCGGACACCTCGATGCGGTACGCCTTGCCGTACGCCCGCTCCCAGTCGAGCGTGACCCGCTTGACCAGCTGCGGCTCCCCGAGGTCGATACGGAGCCACTGCCCGTCCTTCCACTCGCTCGCCCACCGGGTGCCCCGGTCGCCGTCCACGGCCCGGTTCGGCGCGAAGCTGACGAACGGGTTCCACCACTCCGTGCTGGAGGCCGAGGCCGCCGCGCCCGAGGCCAGGTTCACCCCGGCCTGATGCCCCTCGGAGGCGCCCCAGGTGTCGAGATACGACTCGGCACCCCGGAACAGGTCGTCCACCACGCCCTGGCCGCCGACCAGCCGGATGTCCTCGATCCAGTCCGGCACCAGACCGTTGTGCGCGGCGCCGTCGGTGTTGAGGTCCCAGGTCCGCTGCCCGGTCGTCTGCCGGTCGATGAGCGAACCGCCGTCGGCGCTGCGGAACGGGTACCGCACCGGGTTGGGGGTGTCCGCGCCGCGGGGCCCGGGCCAGCCGCCGACCCCGTTCATGTCGGTGCCGTAGCCGTAGCCGACGCCGTACTTCTCCCGCAGGGCGTCGGTCCGCTTCGCCTCCGCGCTGAACCCCTCGGCGCCGTGCATGTACTGGGCGATGAAGCCGCCGAGCCCGTAGACACGCTCGGTCCAGTTCAGGTCCATCCAGCTGTGGGAGGAGATCACGCCCGGGTACGACGCCGACTCCAGGATGTCCAGCGCCCGGCCTGTGGCCTTGACGCTCATGTGGTCGATCTCGAGCATCATCTTGCGCTTCATCATGCCGCGCACGGCGTACTCGCCGAGCTCGGTGAGACCCCGGGTGTTGCACTGCGCGTCCGCCGCGTACGCCGGCACCGCCACGCCCGCCGGCAGCTGCTTCTCCGCCTCGGGCGCCGCGCCGAGCCCGATCGGGTTGTCGTGCTGCGGGCCGGTGCACTTCTCGGTCTTCCAGAAGGTGCCGGTCGACAGGAACTGGCCGACGTTGATCGCGGTGCCCAGCGCGCCCTCGTCGAACCGGACCCCGCACAGGGCGTTGTCGAACTTGTGGCAGAGAAACATGCTGCGCACGCCCAGCTGGTGGAGCTCGTCCAGACCACGGTCGATGTCGGCCCTGTCGCACTGCGCGATGTCCAGGATCTGCTTGCAGCCGAACGGCTCGGAGGTCTCGACGCCGAGGACGACGGCCAGCTTGCCCTGCTGGATGACCTCACGGGCCTGCGCGCTGTCGGTGACGATCCGGAACCAGCCCTTGCCCGGCCCGCCGAACATCTTGTCGATGTAGTCCTGCATCTCGTACGTCTTGCGGGCCTGCAGACGGATGGAGGTCATCTCGTCGCAGCCGCGGTCCTTGAAGAAGTAGACCGAGCAGATGACGCCGTTGGTGACGAGGTCGTTGACGAGCACCCGCTGACCGCCGCGCCAGGCGCGCTCGACCCAGGCGTAGTAGTTCTGCTGGTGGGTGAGCGAGTCGTGGGCGGGCCAGTCCTTGAACGTCGGCCAGCCGTCCGGGTCGTGCCGGCCGTCGCCGCCCTTGGTGATGAAGTCGAAGACCGCGAGCGAGCCGTCGGGATAGTGCTCGGGACAGTCCTTGAGCGCGTCGGCGACGCCCTGCTCGGAGAAGGTCCGGCCGCAGATGAGACGGCCCCCGAAGGCCTCGTTGGACATCAGGTGGTTGTGCGCGTCGACGAACCCGCGCACCTCGCCCCGGGCGTTGACGCCCTTGAAGGGCTCACCCGTGACATTGATCTCGGAATCGGGCGCGGGCCGGGCGACGGGGTTCCACCAGGCGCCGTCGGCGGCGGACCCGGGCGCCGGCCCGAGCAGCAGGGCCATCGTGGCGAGGAGCAGGGTCAGCACGGCCAGGGGCCTGCGCCTGCGGGGCGTGCCGTGGTGGTGCGTGGGGGATCTCATGGACATCACTCACGTCTTCGGTCGGCGGACGGCGGCGCGCGGGCGAGGAGTTGGCATGTTCCGCGCGAATAGCCTGTCGAGAATCCCGACCGGCGCGAGCGGAGTCAAGAGTCCGGGACAGATGACCTGGACGAACCTGACGGCCCGTCGGACCCCCTGGGGGAGAAGGATCAGACGATGGGCTGCTCGACCATGACCCACCGGACCCTGGTCCTGGACCGGCCGGGTCACCCCCGTCGCCGGCAACGGCATCGCTCCACCGGACATCGCACGCTGAACGCACAGCGGCACGGACCCCCGCAGACCTTACGAATCGCGGACGTCGGCGCGCGCGCCCCGCCGCAGGCGCCTACCGCCCGTACGGTGATCGGCATGCGTGTACTTGTGACGGGCGGCGCGGGCTTCATCGGATCGCACATCGTCGAGGCCCTCGTGGCCCGCGGCCACGAACCCGTCGTCCTGGACAGCCTCCACCCGACCGCCCACCAGGGCACCACCGCCCGGCCCGCGCCGCCGGAGGGTGCCGAGTGGCTGCACGGCGACGTACGGGACCGTGACACCGTGCGGCGTGCGCTGGACGGTGTGCGGGCCGTGTGCCATCAGGCCGCCATGGTCGGGCTCGGCAAGGACTTCACGGATGCCCCGGACTACGTCGGCTGCAACGACCTCGGCACCGCCGTCCTGCTCGCGGCGATGGCGGAGACCCGCGTGCAGCGACTGGTGCTCGCCGGTTCCATGGTCGTCTACGGCGAGGGCCGCTACGACTGTCCCGAACACGGCCGCGTACGACCCGGCCCGCGCGCCGAAAAGGACCTCGTGGAGGGCCGGTTCGAGCCGCTGTGCCCCACGTGCGGAGCCGAGCTGACCTCCGGCCTGGTCGGCGAGGACGCACCCGCAGACCCCCGCAACGTGTACGCCACGACCAAGCTCGCCCAGGAACACCTCGCGGCCGCCTGGGCGCGCACCACCGGCGGCAGGGCCGTCTCCCTGCGCTACCACAACGTCTACGGCCCCCGGATGCCCCGCGACACCCCGTACGCCGGAGTCGCCTCTCTCTTCCGCTCCGCCCTCGCCCGGGGCGAGGCCCCCCGCGTCTTCGAGGACGGCGGCCAGCGCCGGGACTTCGTCCACGTACGGGACGTCGCCACGGCCAACACCGTCGCCCTGGAGGCGCTCGACGACCTCGCCGCCTCCACCATGACCTCGTACAACACCGGCAGCGGCGAGCCGCACACCGTCGGCGAGATGGCGACGGCGCTGGCCGCAGCGCACGGCGGGCCGACCCCGCTGGTGACGGGGGAGTACCGGCTCGGCGACGTACGCCACATCACCGCCGACTCCGGCCGGCTCCGCGCCGAACTGGGCTGGCGCCCCGAGGTCGGATTCGCCGAGGGAATGGCCGAGTTCGCTACGAGCGGGCTGCGGGGAGCGTGACCTCGAAGCAGCACCCGCCGTCCACGTTGCGCACATCGGCCCGGCCCGCGTGCGCCTCCACGATGCCCCGCACGATGGCGAGGCCCAGGCCCGCGCCGGCCGGCGGGGTCCGGGCCTCGGTGCCCCGCCAGCCGGTGTCGAAGACCCGGGGCAGCTCGTGCGCCGGGATTCCGCCGCAGCCGTCGGTGACCGACAGCACCACCGAGTCCGCGCGGCGTTCGGCCGCGACGGCGACCGTGCCGTCGGCAGGGGTGTGACGGATCGCGTTCACCAGGAGGTTCGCCAGAACCCGGGTCATCTCCCTCCCGTCGACCTCGACCGGGACGGGCGCTACCCGGTCGCCCACCAGCCGCACCCCCTGCTCGCGGGCCAGCGGACCCGCACCCGCGAGCGCGTCCCCCACAAGGTCGTGCACGGACACCCGGGCCGGAGTCAGCGCGAGCGCGCCCGCGTGGATCCGGGAGAGCTCGAACAGGTCGCCCACCATGCTGTTGAGCCGGTCGACCTCGGTCCTGATCTGACGGTGGTAGCGGGCCGGATCGGCGACCACGCCGTCCTCCAGGGCCTCGGACATGGCCCGCAGGCCCGCCAGCGGGGTCCGCAGATCATGCGAGATCCAGGCCACGAGCTCGCGCCGGGACGCCTCCAGGGCCCGCTCGCGTTCCCGGGACGCCGCGAGGCGCAGACTCGTCGAGGACAGCTCCCGGCTGAGCGCCTCCAACTCGGCCGGAGCCGGCGCGCCGGGAGCCGTGAAGACCCCGCCCTCCCCGAACGACCGGGCCGCCAGGGCGAGTTCGCGCGCACTGACGACCACTCGGCGGCCCAGCAACAGCGCCGTACCGAGCGAGACCACGGCCGCCATCGCCACCACCGTGGTAACCACGGACAGGTCGTGGGGCGAGAGGAACATCGCCCACGCCACCGCGAGGGTCCCCGACAGCATCGCCGTCACCGCGACGGTCGCCACGACGGCGAGGGAGACCGCGACCGACCGGCGCCGCAGCGGGCGCAGCACGGCCGCGCCCAGCAGACCGGCCGCCGCCGCGCCGACGAAGGCGTACAGGGCGATGAGCAGCATGTCGCGCACGGCTCATCCCTCCGTCGGAGCGGGCGCGGGCGCCGAGGCGGAGGCGGGGGTGGGGGTGGGATCGAAGCGGTAGCCCGCGCCCCAGACCGTCTGGATCAGCCGGGGCCGGGCCGGATCCTCCTCGATCTTCCCGCGCAGCCTGCGGACATGGACCGTGACGGTGGACAGGTCGCCGAAGTCCCACCCCCACACCTCCCGCATCAGCCGCTCGCGGTCGCACACCTGCCCCGGGTGGCGCAGGAAGTAGCTCAGCAGATCGAACTCGCGCAGCGTCAGCGCCAGCGGCCGGCCGTCCTTGGCCGCCCGTCGGCCCGCCGGGTCGAGCTCCAGGCCGCCCAGACGCAGCAGCGGCCCGGGCCGCCGGTCCGCGGCATGGCGCCGCAGCACCGCCTCCACGCGCAACACCAGCTCCCGCGGGCTGAAGGGCTTGGTGACATAGTCGTCGGCGCCGATCTCCAGGCCGAGGATGCGGTCCTCCTCGTCGCTGCGCGCGGTCAGCATGATCACCGGGACCGGACCGCGGGTCCGCAACTCCCGGCAGACCTCCAGACCGTCCATGCCCGGCAGCATCAGGTCGAGGACGACCAGATCCGGCCACCGCGCCCCGGCCGCCACCAGCGCGGCCGGCCCGTCGGCCACCCGGTCCACGGTGAAACCGGCCCGTTCCAGATAGCCCGTGACCACTTCGGCGACGGTCGGATCGTCGTCCACGAGCAGGACGCGCGGCGCCGCACTCGGCGGCTGTTCAGACTGCTGCATGAGGCCCAGCCTCGCACCGGACAGGGCCCGACCGGGACCCCAGGGTGGGGCAAGGGGGCGATGTCCGCGTTTCGTAAGGTCCTTGGATCCCTTTTGTCCCTCGTGGATTCGTACGGTGAAATCCGTGACCGACTCGCATTCCGCGACCACGTACGCGGTGAACGTTGTCCTGCCCTGCCTGGACGAGGCCGAGGCGCTGCCCTGGGTCCTGGAGAGGATCCCGCCCGGCTGGCGGGCGATCGTCGTCGACAACGGATCGACCGACGGCTCCCCGGACATCGCCCGGGACCTCGGCGCCACCGTCGTCAGCGAACCCCGGCGGGGCTTCGGAGCCGCCTGCCACGCCGGGCTGCTCGCCGCGGACGCGGACATCGTCTGCTTCTGCGACTGCGACGCCTCCCTCGACCCCGGACTGCTCGTGCCGTTCGCCGCCCAGGTGGCGGCGGGCGAGGCCGACCTGGTCCTCGGCCGCCGGCGCCCGGCGTCGCCCGGAGCCTGGCCACCCCACGCCCGCGCCGGCAACCTCGCCCTGGCCCGGATGCTGCGCCGCCGCACCGGACTGCGCCTGCACGACCTCGGCCCCCTGCGGGCCGCACGACGCGAGGACCTGCTCGCCCTCGACCTGACCGACCGGCGCAGCGGCTACCCCCTCCAGATGGTCGTGCGCGCCGCCGACGCCGGCTGGCGCGTGCGCGAGCGCGACGTCCCCTATCTGCCCCGTACGGGAAGGTCGAAGGTCACCGGAACCTGGCGCGGGACCTGGCACGCCGTACGCGACATGCGCAAGGTCCTGGGCGAAGCACCCCGCCCGGCCCCCCTGGAGGCGCACCGGTGACCACCCTCCTCGTCATCGCCAAGGAGCCCATGCCGGGCCGGGTGAAGACCCGGCTCACACCACCCTTCAGCCCCGAGCAGGCGGCCCGGCTCGCCGAGGCCGCACTCGCCGACACCCTGGACACAGTCCGCGCCACCCCCGCCGACCGCCGCGTGCTCGCCCTCTCGGGGGCCCCCGGCGCCTGGCTGCCGGACGGGTTCGAGGTGGTGCCGCAGAGCCCCGGCGGACTCGACGAACGCCTCGCGGCGGCCTTCGCGGCCTGTACGGGACCCACCCTGCTGATCGGCATGGACACCCCCCAGGTCACCCCGCGACTCCTCACCGCCGGACTGGACTTCGCCGACTGCGACGCCTGGTTCGGACCCGCGCACGACGGCGGCTTCTGGGCCCTGGGACTCGCGGCCCCTGACCCCGCACTGCTGCGCGGCATCCCCATGTCCGTACCGGAGACCGGAGCGCGGCAGCGCCGCCGCCTGACCGGCGCGGGCCTGCGCGTCCGCGACCTGCCGCCGCTGCGCGACATCGACACCGCCGCCGACGCCCGGTCGGTCGCCCAGACGGCCCCCGCAACCCGCTTCGCCGCCCACCACAGGGCGCTCGGCGAGATCGGCGTCGGATGAGCGCGCGGGAGGCCGAGGGGACGGCAGACGTCCTGGCCGCACACGAGCCGACGGAGACCACGACGGAGCCAGGGCCCGTCCGCACCGCCGAGTACGTACGCGCCTGGCGCACCGACCCCTACACCGACGCCCTCCGCTCCGGCCGCGGACCGCTCTTCCTCCGCCGCGACGACGGCCGGCTGCTGCCCCTGGAGATCGAACGCTGGTGCGCCGCGGCCGACCGGGCCGACGCGACCGTCCTCGCCCGGTGCGAGGGCCCCGTCCTCGACGTCGGCTGCGGGCCCGGACGACTGGTGCAGGCACTCGCCGCCGCCGGCCGGCCCGTCCTCGGCATCGACGTGTGCCAGGAGGCGGTCGACCGCACCGTCACCGGAGGAGGAACAGCACTCTGCCGCTCCGTCTTCGACCCGCTCCCCAGCGAAGGCCGCTGGGGAACGGTCCTGCTCATGGACGGCAACATCGGCATCGGCGGCGACCCCGGGACCCTCCTGGAGCGCGCCGCCGCACTCGTACGGCCCGGGGGCCAGGCCCTCGTGGAGGCGGCGGGACCCGACGTCGACGAACGGATCGAGGTCCGGGTGGTCGACGGCCGCGGCGCGCGCGGCGCCGACTTCCCCTGGGCCCGCGTCGGGACCCGCGCCCTGCCCGCGTACGCCGACGCCACCGGCTGGACGGTGGAACGCCGCTGGCGGGCCGCCGGCCGCAGCTTCCTTCAGCTCCGGCGCCGCCGCTGATACAACCGGCGTCCGACGACGAGCCCCACCGTCCCGACGGCCACCACCCCCAGCAGCACCAGCCAGTTACGGACATAGTCCAGGGGGAGGGCCGTCGGATTCGGCGGGACGCCGGGCCGCACCATCACGGGCAGCGCCACCAGCGTCAGGCACCCCGCCACGATCAGCCCACCACGCACCACGCCCCGCGCCGGCACCGCGGCCACCAGCAGCC harbors:
- a CDS encoding TetR/AcrR family transcriptional regulator; translation: MPRMPLAERRRQLTEAAIRAMTRDGVARTTTRSIAAEANVSLSVFHYCFDSKQALLESVITAITDHYVGRVREALRPRATFRETIRAGFEAYWDHVRAHPGEHMLTYELTQYALRTPGFEPLARRQHERYAEIYQELIEELGASMTFELRVPVPVLARYLAAVTDGLTLNFLVVGQDAAASATILDLITDQVAALAQDGPTGSEASARRSPEGGGGPRP
- a CDS encoding TIGR04282 family arsenosugar biosynthesis glycosyltransferase; translation: MTTLLVIAKEPMPGRVKTRLTPPFSPEQAARLAEAALADTLDTVRATPADRRVLALSGAPGAWLPDGFEVVPQSPGGLDERLAAAFAACTGPTLLIGMDTPQVTPRLLTAGLDFADCDAWFGPAHDGGFWALGLAAPDPALLRGIPMSVPETGARQRRRLTGAGLRVRDLPPLRDIDTAADARSVAQTAPATRFAAHHRALGEIGVG
- a CDS encoding galactose-binding domain-containing protein codes for the protein MALLLGPAPGSAADGAWWNPVARPAPDSEINVTGEPFKGVNARGEVRGFVDAHNHLMSNEAFGGRLICGRTFSEQGVADALKDCPEHYPDGSLAVFDFITKGGDGRHDPDGWPTFKDWPAHDSLTHQQNYYAWVERAWRGGQRVLVNDLVTNGVICSVYFFKDRGCDEMTSIRLQARKTYEMQDYIDKMFGGPGKGWFRIVTDSAQAREVIQQGKLAVVLGVETSEPFGCKQILDIAQCDRADIDRGLDELHQLGVRSMFLCHKFDNALCGVRFDEGALGTAINVGQFLSTGTFWKTEKCTGPQHDNPIGLGAAPEAEKQLPAGVAVPAYAADAQCNTRGLTELGEYAVRGMMKRKMMLEIDHMSVKATGRALDILESASYPGVISSHSWMDLNWTERVYGLGGFIAQYMHGAEGFSAEAKRTDALREKYGVGYGYGTDMNGVGGWPGPRGADTPNPVRYPFRSADGGSLIDRQTTGQRTWDLNTDGAAHNGLVPDWIEDIRLVGGQGVVDDLFRGAESYLDTWGASEGHQAGVNLASGAAASASSTEWWNPFVSFAPNRAVDGDRGTRWASEWKDGQWLRIDLGEPQLVKRVTLDWERAYGKAYRIEVSGDGESWRTAWSTTEGDGGLDTAHFAATTARYVRILGVQRATEWGYSLHEVGVYSS
- a CDS encoding class I SAM-dependent methyltransferase, giving the protein MSAREAEGTADVLAAHEPTETTTEPGPVRTAEYVRAWRTDPYTDALRSGRGPLFLRRDDGRLLPLEIERWCAAADRADATVLARCEGPVLDVGCGPGRLVQALAAAGRPVLGIDVCQEAVDRTVTGGGTALCRSVFDPLPSEGRWGTVLLMDGNIGIGGDPGTLLERAAALVRPGGQALVEAAGPDVDERIEVRVVDGRGARGADFPWARVGTRALPAYADATGWTVERRWRAAGRSFLQLRRRR
- a CDS encoding glycosyltransferase family 2 protein, yielding MKSVTDSHSATTYAVNVVLPCLDEAEALPWVLERIPPGWRAIVVDNGSTDGSPDIARDLGATVVSEPRRGFGAACHAGLLAADADIVCFCDCDASLDPGLLVPFAAQVAAGEADLVLGRRRPASPGAWPPHARAGNLALARMLRRRTGLRLHDLGPLRAARREDLLALDLTDRRSGYPLQMVVRAADAGWRVRERDVPYLPRTGRSKVTGTWRGTWHAVRDMRKVLGEAPRPAPLEAHR
- a CDS encoding sensor histidine kinase, yielding MRDMLLIALYAFVGAAAAGLLGAAVLRPLRRRSVAVSLAVVATVAVTAMLSGTLAVAWAMFLSPHDLSVVTTVVAMAAVVSLGTALLLGRRVVVSARELALAARSFGEGGVFTAPGAPAPAELEALSRELSSTSLRLAASRERERALEASRRELVAWISHDLRTPLAGLRAMSEALEDGVVADPARYHRQIRTEVDRLNSMVGDLFELSRIHAGALALTPARVSVHDLVGDALAGAGPLAREQGVRLVGDRVAPVPVEVDGREMTRVLANLLVNAIRHTPADGTVAVAAERRADSVVLSVTDGCGGIPAHELPRVFDTGWRGTEARTPPAGAGLGLAIVRGIVEAHAGRADVRNVDGGCCFEVTLPAARS
- a CDS encoding NAD-dependent epimerase/dehydratase family protein, whose protein sequence is MRVLVTGGAGFIGSHIVEALVARGHEPVVLDSLHPTAHQGTTARPAPPEGAEWLHGDVRDRDTVRRALDGVRAVCHQAAMVGLGKDFTDAPDYVGCNDLGTAVLLAAMAETRVQRLVLAGSMVVYGEGRYDCPEHGRVRPGPRAEKDLVEGRFEPLCPTCGAELTSGLVGEDAPADPRNVYATTKLAQEHLAAAWARTTGGRAVSLRYHNVYGPRMPRDTPYAGVASLFRSALARGEAPRVFEDGGQRRDFVHVRDVATANTVALEALDDLAASTMTSYNTGSGEPHTVGEMATALAAAHGGPTPLVTGEYRLGDVRHITADSGRLRAELGWRPEVGFAEGMAEFATSGLRGA
- a CDS encoding response regulator transcription factor, which encodes MQQSEQPPSAAPRVLLVDDDPTVAEVVTGYLERAGFTVDRVADGPAALVAAGARWPDLVVLDLMLPGMDGLEVCRELRTRGPVPVIMLTARSDEEDRILGLEIGADDYVTKPFSPRELVLRVEAVLRRHAADRRPGPLLRLGGLELDPAGRRAAKDGRPLALTLREFDLLSYFLRHPGQVCDRERLMREVWGWDFGDLSTVTVHVRRLRGKIEEDPARPRLIQTVWGAGYRFDPTPTPASASAPAPAPTEG